From Flavobacterium lipolyticum, one genomic window encodes:
- a CDS encoding type II toxin-antitoxin system HicB family antitoxin, translating into MKTIRIIIERNEDGFWGYAENENAIVGGGDTVQKCKQDVLDCIATLKDLDSNNRPSFLEKEYELVYKFDTASLLNYYKGIFTNSALERITGINQKQIQHYASGHRNPRLAQRIKIETALHNLGKELLAVEL; encoded by the coding sequence ATGAAAACAATTAGAATTATTATCGAAAGAAACGAAGACGGTTTTTGGGGATATGCAGAGAATGAAAATGCAATTGTTGGTGGTGGTGATACTGTTCAAAAATGCAAACAGGATGTACTCGATTGTATAGCAACTTTAAAAGATTTGGATAGCAATAACAGACCTTCCTTTCTTGAAAAAGAATATGAATTAGTTTATAAATTTGATACTGCCAGTTTGCTGAATTATTACAAAGGAATTTTTACAAATTCAGCTTTGGAGAGAATTACAGGTATAAATCAAAAACAGATTCAGCATTATGCATCCGGTCATCGGAATCCGAGATTAGCGCAACGAATCAAAATAGAAACAGCACTTCATAATTTAGGAAAGGAGCTTTTGGCTGTGGAATTATAA
- a CDS encoding bifunctional helix-turn-helix transcriptional regulator/GNAT family N-acetyltransferase yields the protein MVLEQSKSLVLGNLLQRLNENLRKEAQLFYKSQNIDFEPKWFPVVYVLSQKKAISVVELSQEIGYSHPTTISLLKELEKKELIGSAKDAKDERKRLITLTDKANEMIDQLQPLWQIMTEALIELTDTENNLFKAIHEVTQNLKTKNLFDRMTTIKEMKSESAQKSTGNTVKVEKIEDDKLIEIAFAIRRQVFVEEQNVSQERESMDDEEAVHYLATVNGLPAGAARYRQMEKGFKIERIAVLNTYRGKRIGEAILQKILADLKDEEKIYLYAQVNASRFYIKNGFKQTDNFFLDAGIEHVEMDYVKK from the coding sequence ATGGTATTAGAGCAATCAAAGTCATTGGTATTGGGGAATCTTTTGCAGCGTTTGAATGAAAACCTGAGGAAAGAAGCGCAGTTATTCTACAAAAGTCAGAACATCGATTTTGAACCCAAATGGTTTCCGGTGGTGTATGTGCTTTCGCAGAAAAAAGCCATTAGTGTTGTCGAGCTTTCTCAGGAAATTGGCTACTCTCACCCTACTACTATTTCGTTACTAAAAGAATTGGAGAAAAAAGAACTGATTGGTTCGGCGAAAGATGCCAAAGACGAAAGGAAACGCCTGATTACCCTTACAGACAAAGCCAACGAGATGATCGATCAATTGCAGCCTTTATGGCAAATCATGACCGAAGCGTTGATTGAACTCACAGATACCGAAAATAATTTGTTTAAAGCCATACACGAAGTAACCCAAAATTTAAAAACTAAAAATCTTTTTGACCGAATGACCACAATTAAAGAAATGAAGAGCGAATCTGCTCAAAAATCAACAGGAAATACTGTAAAAGTTGAGAAGATTGAGGACGATAAATTAATAGAAATTGCTTTTGCTATTCGTCGTCAAGTATTTGTTGAAGAACAAAATGTATCGCAGGAACGTGAATCTATGGATGACGAAGAGGCTGTTCATTATCTCGCCACCGTTAATGGCTTGCCGGCCGGAGCGGCACGCTACCGCCAAATGGAAAAGGGTTTTAAAATTGAACGCATTGCCGTTTTGAATACTTATCGCGGGAAACGAATTGGAGAAGCAATCCTGCAAAAAATCTTAGCGGATTTAAAAGATGAGGAGAAGATCTATTTGTATGCACAAGTCAATGCAAGTCGTTTTTACATCAAAAACGGATTCAAACAAACCGATAACTTTTTCCTGGATGCAGGAATTGAACACGTCGAAATGGATTATGTGAAAAAGTGA
- a CDS encoding MauE/DoxX family redox-associated membrane protein — translation MKKNQKYAVLLLRVALAAGFLSAVSSRLGLWGTQSSGWENFLDYTEQVNSFVPKNWIPAIAITSTILETLLAFLLLIGYQTKFAAVGAAILTFGFALAMTYSFGVKEPLDYSVSTFSIAAFLLSTEEKYHWSLDEIILKNKTN, via the coding sequence ATGAAAAAAAATCAGAAATATGCCGTTTTGCTGTTGCGGGTTGCCTTAGCAGCAGGTTTTTTATCTGCTGTTTCAAGTCGGTTAGGATTGTGGGGCACACAATCTTCAGGTTGGGAAAACTTTCTGGATTATACCGAACAAGTAAATTCTTTTGTTCCTAAAAACTGGATTCCTGCTATTGCCATAACATCGACTATTTTGGAAACACTATTGGCTTTCCTCCTGCTCATTGGCTATCAAACGAAATTTGCGGCTGTTGGCGCTGCCATTTTAACTTTTGGCTTCGCACTTGCCATGACTTATTCTTTTGGAGTAAAAGAACCTTTAGATTATTCTGTATCTACCTTTTCTATAGCAGCTTTTCTTTTGTCAACTGAAGAAAAATACCACTGGAGTTTAGACGAAATCATTCTGAAAAATAAAACAAACTAA
- a CDS encoding ArsR/SmtB family transcription factor — protein MRRDIFQAIADPTRRSILTLIAVQAMTPNAIAENFNASRQSVSKHLRILVECDLLKQEQQGREIYYSLEIEKMKEIDQWLVQFREIWETKFNQLDELLVTLKKQNK, from the coding sequence ATGAGACGTGACATTTTCCAAGCCATAGCCGACCCGACTAGAAGGTCAATTCTAACGCTGATCGCTGTACAGGCAATGACACCAAATGCCATCGCAGAGAACTTCAATGCCTCCCGACAATCGGTTTCGAAACACCTTCGCATACTAGTAGAATGCGATTTGCTTAAACAGGAACAACAAGGCCGGGAAATTTATTATTCGCTTGAAATTGAAAAAATGAAAGAGATTGATCAATGGTTAGTCCAATTCAGGGAAATCTGGGAAACCAAGTTCAATCAGCTTGACGAACTATTAGTAACGCTTAAAAAACAGAACAAATGA
- a CDS encoding TetR/AcrR family transcriptional regulator: MASKDRILRQKEETRNNILGAAYDIVKEEGWNGLSMRKIADRIEYTAPIIYEYFSNKEAILEELTGKGFLKLAKELQTAKDKFEKPEDQLEAMWMTYWDFAFTNTEMYQLMFGVQMTCCAQRCSAQEAPYKLFTSVIAEVMKDSNPSEDIIKQKYFTFFSVIHGLIAINIINKSDILETINAQILKDAIGGIIKSIQ; this comes from the coding sequence ATGGCTAGTAAAGATCGAATTTTAAGACAAAAAGAAGAGACCAGAAATAACATTCTTGGGGCTGCTTATGATATCGTAAAAGAAGAAGGCTGGAATGGTTTGAGTATGCGTAAAATTGCCGACAGAATTGAGTATACTGCTCCAATTATTTACGAATACTTTTCGAATAAAGAAGCGATACTGGAAGAACTAACCGGTAAAGGTTTTTTGAAACTGGCCAAAGAGTTGCAAACTGCTAAAGATAAGTTTGAAAAACCCGAAGATCAGTTAGAAGCCATGTGGATGACCTACTGGGATTTCGCTTTTACTAATACTGAAATGTACCAATTAATGTTTGGTGTTCAAATGACCTGCTGTGCACAACGATGTTCGGCTCAGGAAGCACCTTACAAATTGTTTACCTCGGTAATTGCTGAAGTTATGAAGGACAGTAATCCAAGTGAAGACATTATCAAACAAAAATATTTTACTTTCTTTTCTGTTATTCATGGTCTGATCGCCATTAATATCATTAACAAAAGTGACATCCTGGAAACCATTAACGCTCAAATCCTAAAAGATGCGATTGGTGGTATCATAAAATCAATACAATAA
- a CDS encoding efflux RND transporter periplasmic adaptor subunit: MDSRNARIPHQLIQKNVQQFKTNNKMKNVIITSFILALVLSSCADKSQAPAAPAAPLLPVAAITSENTTTDAEYPASIQGTVDVEIRPQVSGNLERVFVDEGAYVNKGQTLFKINERPFREQLNNALANLHAAEAALINAQLEVDKLTPLVQNKVVSDYQLKTAKASQKIAAANIEQAKAMVGSARINLGYTNVTAPVSGYIGRLPKKQGSLVSATDVEPLTNLSDVHEVFAYFSLGETDFINFKAQYAGSSLGDKIKKLPPVTLILADNNAYPQTGKIDMVDGQFDKTTGAITLRATFPNAGGSLRSGNTGKIRLGLHHDDALLVPQSATVEMQDKVFVFTVNKENKVNKMPITVIGKSGTNYLIKDGIKSGDQIVLSGIDKLQEGQVIQPEKPATKVAQVITKK; the protein is encoded by the coding sequence ATGGATTCCCGGAATGCCAGAATACCACATCAATTAATCCAAAAGAATGTTCAACAATTTAAAACCAATAATAAAATGAAAAATGTTATCATAACCAGTTTTATTCTGGCACTCGTACTAAGCAGTTGTGCAGATAAATCGCAAGCCCCGGCAGCTCCTGCTGCACCATTATTACCTGTTGCCGCCATTACAAGCGAAAACACTACTACAGACGCCGAATATCCTGCCTCTATACAAGGTACTGTTGATGTTGAAATTCGCCCTCAGGTAAGCGGAAATCTGGAAAGAGTTTTTGTAGACGAAGGTGCTTATGTCAATAAAGGTCAGACTTTATTCAAAATAAACGAACGTCCATTTCGTGAACAATTAAACAATGCGCTGGCTAATTTGCACGCTGCTGAAGCGGCTTTAATCAACGCACAATTGGAAGTAGATAAATTGACCCCATTAGTTCAAAACAAAGTAGTTTCGGATTATCAGTTAAAAACGGCCAAGGCTTCTCAAAAAATTGCTGCTGCCAATATCGAACAGGCCAAAGCAATGGTAGGATCGGCCAGAATTAATCTTGGATATACTAATGTTACAGCTCCTGTAAGCGGCTACATTGGAAGATTACCTAAAAAACAAGGAAGTTTAGTTTCGGCAACAGATGTTGAACCTTTAACCAACTTATCTGATGTGCATGAAGTTTTTGCTTATTTCTCTTTGGGAGAAACCGATTTTATCAACTTTAAAGCACAATACGCCGGCAGCAGCCTGGGTGATAAAATCAAAAAGTTGCCTCCTGTAACTTTGATTTTAGCCGATAATAATGCGTATCCTCAAACCGGAAAAATCGATATGGTAGACGGTCAGTTTGATAAAACCACCGGAGCTATTACGTTAAGAGCAACTTTTCCTAATGCCGGCGGGTCTTTACGTTCAGGAAACACTGGAAAAATTCGTTTAGGACTTCACCATGACGATGCTCTTTTGGTACCACAATCGGCTACTGTTGAAATGCAGGACAAAGTTTTTGTTTTTACCGTTAATAAAGAAAATAAAGTCAACAAAATGCCGATCACAGTTATTGGTAAAAGCGGTACAAACTATTTGATTAAAGATGGTATCAAATCAGGTGATCAGATTGTATTAAGCGGTATCGATAAACTTCAGGAAGGTCAGGTCATTCAGCCTGAAAAACCGGCTACAAAAGTTGCCCAAGTAATCACTAAAAAATAA
- a CDS encoding helix-turn-helix domain-containing protein encodes MVSIKTFDQATGLKQPRRVLKYVLVYCTSGSTVISVDENEFTLTQNAVITITSGQIHYFKNIGNATGFVLEFTYNFFCKDDTDMELIFHNGLFCHFAMNEMIVVDNSPFVIQELETIGKELLQMPYQYLTSIHSRIELILIEINRTKINRGDEIYKPDALFLHFLEAILQNFDKNLSVNELATLIGTTESKLNELSKLHTNKTAQNVIFGLIISEAKRLFTYEKLTVKEVAYALGFNDPFYFSNFFKKHTNTSPKAYKENTAHS; translated from the coding sequence ATGGTTTCGATAAAAACATTCGATCAGGCGACAGGTTTAAAACAGCCCAGACGCGTTTTAAAATATGTGCTTGTGTATTGCACTTCGGGTTCGACTGTTATTTCTGTAGATGAAAATGAATTTACCTTAACTCAAAATGCTGTTATCACCATTACTTCCGGTCAGATTCATTATTTCAAAAACATCGGGAATGCAACGGGATTTGTTTTAGAATTTACCTATAATTTTTTCTGCAAAGACGATACCGATATGGAATTGATTTTCCATAACGGACTGTTTTGTCACTTTGCCATGAATGAAATGATTGTGGTAGACAATAGCCCGTTTGTTATTCAGGAATTAGAAACGATAGGCAAAGAGTTACTACAAATGCCCTATCAATACCTCACCTCTATTCACAGCCGAATTGAATTGATATTGATCGAAATCAACCGAACCAAAATTAATCGTGGGGATGAAATCTACAAACCCGATGCGCTGTTTCTTCACTTTCTGGAAGCGATTTTACAAAACTTCGACAAGAATCTTTCTGTAAACGAATTAGCAACGCTGATTGGTACAACAGAATCAAAACTAAACGAACTTTCAAAATTGCATACCAATAAAACGGCTCAGAATGTTATTTTCGGATTGATCATTTCCGAAGCCAAACGCCTTTTTACTTATGAAAAATTGACAGTAAAAGAAGTCGCTTATGCATTAGGTTTTAATGATCCTTTTTACTTTTCCAATTTCTTCAAAAAACACACCAACACTTCCCCAAAAGCCTATAAAGAAAATACTGCACATTCGTAA
- a CDS encoding cupin domain-containing protein → MEKQITRSSEKDWKVLMEEGVKTDGISAKSLYFDPATNRPTVFLLKFEAGASYPNHVHPAGEEIYVLEGEVRSGKDELKTGDYMYMPPGSSHSVFSKTGCVLLFKVPEEVVILK, encoded by the coding sequence ATGGAAAAACAAATCACAAGAAGCAGCGAAAAAGACTGGAAAGTTCTAATGGAAGAAGGTGTAAAAACAGATGGCATTTCCGCCAAATCCTTATACTTTGATCCCGCTACCAACAGACCCACTGTTTTTTTACTAAAATTTGAAGCAGGTGCTTCGTATCCTAATCATGTTCATCCCGCCGGAGAAGAAATTTATGTTCTTGAAGGCGAAGTCCGCTCCGGAAAAGACGAATTAAAAACAGGCGATTATATGTACATGCCACCGGGAAGCAGTCACTCTGTATTTTCTAAAACCGGTTGTGTGTTATTGTTTAAAGTTCCTGAAGAAGTTGTGATACTTAAATAA
- a CDS encoding SRPBCC family protein, translating to MKNDLQFDFTVDKATKTVIINREFNAELPLVWDAFTKPELLDQWVAPKPWSSKTKHMTFEVGGRRFYAMVSPEGFERWAVQEYTSITPKTNFKMFNAFADQNENRELPGSNWDHSFSEQNGITKVSITIFNESLERLEKMIEMGFEQGFKMSIDNLEQLLKTLSE from the coding sequence ATGAAAAACGATTTGCAATTTGATTTTACCGTAGATAAAGCCACCAAAACGGTAATCATAAACCGAGAATTTAATGCCGAACTTCCGTTGGTTTGGGATGCTTTTACCAAACCGGAACTTCTCGATCAATGGGTAGCTCCAAAACCCTGGTCGTCTAAAACGAAACACATGACTTTTGAAGTTGGCGGACGCAGATTCTACGCCATGGTAAGTCCCGAAGGATTCGAACGCTGGGCGGTTCAGGAATACACTTCGATTACGCCAAAGACGAATTTTAAGATGTTCAATGCTTTTGCGGACCAAAATGAAAATCGCGAACTGCCGGGCTCCAACTGGGATCATAGCTTTAGTGAGCAAAACGGCATTACCAAAGTGAGCATCACAATTTTCAATGAATCGCTGGAACGTCTGGAAAAAATGATTGAAATGGGCTTCGAACAAGGGTTTAAAATGAGCATTGACAACCTGGAACAATTACTAAAAACTTTATCAGAATAA